A single genomic interval of Adhaeribacter pallidiroseus harbors:
- a CDS encoding sugar MFS transporter gives MTNSSVSREPVTSSATTNANYMRSIIIIGALFFIFGFVTWLNSVLIPYLKIACELNNFESYLVAFAFYISYLVMAIPSAWVLKATGFKKGMSVGLLIMAVGCLIFIPAATSRTYVLFLLGLFVQGTGLAILQTASNPYITILGPRESGAKRISIMGICNKVAGAIAPIILGSIVLSEADTLVERLNGMNAVQKATELGELASRVITPYIIMTAILLVLAVLIYFSGLPEIDTDKEDETVAVANTNKTSILQFPHLIMGTLAMFLYVGVEVMAGDTVISYAHNAQGISLDTAKFFTSCTLIAMIMGYIIGILTIPKYIKQEKALQISAVLGVILSVVAILTDGYISVLSVSLLGLANALVFPAIWPLAIADLGRFTKIGSSFLIMALAGGALIPLAYGRLADVLNLQQAYWIMVPCYLFIWYYAAVGHKARA, from the coding sequence ATGACCAACAGTTCGGTATCTCGGGAGCCCGTTACAAGTTCGGCTACCACCAATGCCAATTACATGCGCTCTATTATTATTATCGGGGCTTTATTTTTTATTTTCGGTTTTGTTACCTGGCTTAATTCGGTACTTATACCTTATTTAAAAATCGCCTGCGAGCTCAATAACTTTGAATCGTACCTGGTAGCTTTTGCCTTTTACATTTCTTACCTGGTAATGGCTATTCCGTCGGCGTGGGTACTCAAGGCTACCGGATTTAAAAAAGGCATGTCGGTGGGTTTGTTGATCATGGCGGTAGGTTGTTTAATTTTTATTCCGGCGGCTACCTCCCGTACGTACGTTTTGTTTTTACTGGGTTTGTTTGTGCAGGGCACTGGTTTAGCTATTCTGCAAACGGCTTCTAACCCGTATATCACTATTCTGGGGCCACGGGAAAGTGGCGCGAAACGCATTAGTATTATGGGTATTTGCAACAAAGTAGCCGGCGCCATTGCTCCTATTATTCTGGGTAGCATTGTATTATCCGAAGCCGATACTTTGGTAGAACGCTTAAACGGCATGAACGCCGTGCAAAAAGCTACTGAACTAGGTGAGTTGGCTTCCCGGGTAATCACGCCTTATATTATCATGACGGCTATTCTCTTGGTACTGGCCGTACTTATTTACTTTTCCGGCTTACCCGAAATCGATACCGATAAGGAAGATGAAACCGTAGCCGTAGCCAATACCAACAAAACCAGCATTCTGCAATTCCCGCATTTAATAATGGGTACCTTGGCGATGTTCTTGTACGTGGGCGTGGAAGTAATGGCCGGTGATACGGTGATCAGTTACGCGCACAATGCGCAAGGCATTTCTTTAGATACCGCTAAATTCTTTACGTCGTGTACCCTGATAGCCATGATTATGGGCTACATCATTGGTATTTTAACGATTCCGAAGTACATTAAACAAGAAAAAGCGCTCCAGATTTCGGCGGTGCTCGGTGTTATCTTATCAGTGGTAGCTATTTTAACCGATGGCTACATATCTGTTTTGAGTGTGTCTTTGCTGGGTTTGGCGAATGCCTTAGTTTTCCCGGCTATCTGGCCCCTGGCTATTGCGGATTTAGGTCGGTTTACCAAAATTGGTTCGTCGTTTTTGATTATGGCCTTAGCGGGTGGCGCTTTAATACCCTTGGCTTATGGTCGCTTGGCCGATGTGCTTAACCTGCAACAAGCTTATTGGATTATGGTGCCTTGTTATTTATTTATCTGGTACTACGCCGCAGTTGGCCATAAAGCCAGAGCATAA
- a CDS encoding M43 family zinc metalloprotease, translated as MQLRAHSFFLIFIWLVFTHSVKAQQVAPSRQCATNEVTQQLQKRIPGMAAQQQKVKRQAQAYQQQKKRARLQQPVIVVPVVFHIVYRTTRENISTEQILSQLDVLNTDYRRQNADSTQTLPQFKSIAADTRIQFCLATRDPLGRMTTGITRKSTTATGFDLGDDVKFSRFSGQDAWDSDRYLNIWVCNLSGETLGYSQYPGGPTETDGVVLDYTTVGQPPVNPFASSYNLGRTGTHEVGHWLGLQHIWGPDDASCTDSDDIADTPNQEDASNGCPTSAVTSCNNSLQGGDMYQNYLDYTDDACMNLFTQGQAEYMQSILSTVRQNILTTAVVCSVPLTADFVVSDTIIVAGTTVQFEDASVGVQANQWNWTFEGANVASSNQQNPLVRYDQPGTYTVTLTASFNSVSDAVTKTQYIRVTGTEAILYPNPAEDQLNIEAPANKELQQIQIINSVGQIILTQTTAANFVTINLPAVANGLYTCRLWYKDGSTSVKKLVITR; from the coding sequence ATGCAGTTGCGAGCACATTCCTTTTTTTTAATTTTTATCTGGTTAGTATTTACCCATTCTGTAAAAGCGCAGCAAGTAGCTCCGTCGAGACAATGCGCTACCAACGAGGTTACCCAACAACTGCAAAAGCGTATACCGGGCATGGCGGCCCAGCAGCAAAAAGTAAAACGCCAGGCGCAAGCCTACCAGCAGCAAAAAAAACGGGCCCGTTTACAGCAACCGGTTATTGTGGTACCCGTGGTATTTCATATCGTATACCGTACCACCCGCGAGAACATTTCTACGGAGCAAATACTCTCGCAACTAGACGTCTTGAACACGGATTATCGCCGTCAGAACGCTGATTCCACGCAAACTTTACCGCAGTTTAAAAGCATCGCCGCCGACACCCGCATTCAGTTTTGCTTGGCAACTCGCGATCCGCTTGGCAGAATGACTACCGGCATTACCCGAAAAAGTACCACCGCAACAGGTTTCGACTTGGGCGATGACGTGAAGTTTTCGAGATTCTCCGGGCAAGATGCCTGGGATTCGGACCGTTACCTAAATATTTGGGTGTGCAATCTATCGGGCGAAACGCTGGGTTACTCGCAATACCCCGGCGGACCAACCGAAACCGATGGCGTAGTGCTGGATTACACCACCGTGGGGCAACCCCCGGTAAATCCGTTTGCTTCTAGTTACAATTTGGGCCGCACGGGCACCCACGAAGTAGGCCATTGGTTGGGCTTGCAACATATCTGGGGCCCGGATGATGCCAGCTGTACCGACTCCGACGATATTGCCGATACGCCTAACCAGGAAGATGCCAGTAATGGCTGCCCAACGAGTGCCGTAACCTCTTGTAACAACAGTTTACAAGGCGGCGACATGTACCAAAATTACCTGGATTATACCGACGATGCTTGCATGAATTTATTTACCCAGGGCCAGGCCGAATACATGCAAAGTATTTTGAGTACGGTTCGCCAGAATATATTAACTACTGCCGTAGTTTGCAGCGTACCTTTAACCGCCGACTTTGTAGTATCTGATACGATTATTGTGGCCGGCACTACGGTGCAATTCGAAGATGCCAGCGTGGGCGTGCAAGCCAATCAATGGAACTGGACTTTTGAAGGGGCGAATGTGGCAAGCTCTAATCAGCAAAACCCGTTGGTTCGTTACGATCAGCCTGGAACTTATACCGTTACACTAACTGCTAGCTTTAATTCAGTGTCCGATGCGGTTACCAAAACGCAATACATCCGGGTAACGGGCACTGAAGCTATTCTCTATCCCAATCCAGCGGAGGATCAGTTAAACATTGAAGCACCGGCCAATAAAGAACTCCAGCAAATCCAGATTATAAACAGCGTCGGCCAAATAATACTTACCCAAACTACAGCCGCCAATTTCGTTACAATTAACTTACCTGCGGTAGCAAATGGCTTGTATACCTGCCGTTTATGGTATAAAGATGGCAGTACTTCCGTTAAAAAATTAGTAATAACGCGGTAG